The sequence TCTCCTGAACAAGGCTTAATTCAAGCTGCAGAATTTTGGGAATTGGGATTAGGTGAACCATTCGCCATCTCCGCAATTCATGGTAGTGGTACAGGTGAGCTACTTGATGAGTTAATTCAATACATCCCCTCCGCCGAAGAAATACCAGAAAATAACGAAATTAAAGTAGCAATTATTGGTCGTCCCAACGTCGGTAAATCAAGTTTATTAAACTCTTTCGTCGGTCAAGAAAGAGCAATTGTTAGTCCCATTTCCGGCACAACCCGCGATGCAATTGATACCACAATTGAACGCAACGGGCAAACATATTGCTTAATTGACACCGCCGGCATTCGTAAAAAGAAAAGCATAGAATACGGCACAGAATTCTTTAGCATTAACCGCGCCTTTAAAGCCATCCGCCGCGCCGATGTAGTTTTATTAGTACTAGACGCTGTAGATGGAGTCACCGAGCAAGACCAAAAATTAGCCGGGCGGATTATTGAAGAAGGTAGAGCCTGTATCATCGTCGTCAACAAATGGGATGCTGTCGAAAAAGACTCATACACCATCTACGACTACGAAAAAACCTTGCAAGCACGGTTACATTTTACCGAATGGGCAGACACAATTTTCGTCAGCGCCTTAACAGGACAGCGAGTAGAAAAGATTTTAGAGTTAGTGAATACAGCCGCAGAAGCCCACAAACGCCGCGTCACCACATCAGTAATTAACGAAGTCTTAACAGATGCTGTCAGCTGGCATTCCCCACCAGCTTCGCGGGGTGGACGCCAGGGTAAAATCTATTACGGTACACAAGTTAGTACCCAACCCCCAACCATCGCTCTATTCGTCAACGAAGCCAAACGCTTCAACGAAAACTACCGCCGCTACATCGAAAGACAATTCCGTCAACACTTAGGATTTAAAGGTACTCCCATTCGCTTACTCTGGCGCAGCAAAAAAGTCCGGGATGTTGAAAGTGGTAATCTCAACAGAGCCACCCGCGTCAAATGAAGGATGAAGTGTGAAGTATGTAGACGCGAAGCGGCTTGCCGCAGGCTAGTATGAAGGATGAAGGATGAAATGATTGCACCGATTTTTAGAATGGGGTGGGTGCGGCTTTTTGCAAACTTCTCCTGTTGGAGACAATACGCGAACAGAGTAGAGACTTAGTTAGTAAAAAATCACAAAATGCATAGATCATTACGGTTCAGATGAGATAACTTGGGCATGAGAAACCACAACCCCAATGACCTTAACTCAACTATATTGAACTATGGATCTACTGCGATCGCTACCCCTAGGACTTTATCTAGAACAACCCCAAACTTGGCTACACAAAATTGATCCCCGTGTCAAGTTTGCTTGGTTGATGAGTTTTCTCACCAGCTACACCTTTGCTACAAACGAGTGGCGTCTCCTACTAGTAGCCGTATTGATTATCGTCACCCTAGTCGCTAGAATTCCTCAGCGAGTCTGGAAGCAGCAGATGGTTTGGCTGTTAATGTTATCATTTTTTGTCTTCATAATTACCGCTGCTTCCCCTGATGGACTAGGTATAGATTATCAACCACGCCTACCCACTAACGAACAAGTCTTTACCCAACCATCAACAACCAACACTACTCAGCCCATTTCCAAAGCAATCATTAACAACCAAAAGTATAGCTATACTCTCTTTCAGGCAGGCCCAGTCAAAGTTACTCGCCGTTCTTTAGATTTGGCAGTCCGCCTGAGTACAATTCTATTTACTGTAATTTATAGTACTAACTTATATTTACTCACCACAGCACCAGAAGAGATTACCTCTGGTATTGAAAGCTTAATGCAACCCCTGCGTCGCCTCAAGTTACCAGTAACCGAAATTACCCTAACTTTAACTTTGTCCCTACGATTTATCCCTCTAGTTTTAGAAGAAGTACAAAACCTCATCCGCTCCGTGATGACAAGAGCGATTAACTGGAAAAAGCTAGGATTAAAAGGAGCAGTCAAACTGTGGATGATTGTGGCAGAAAGGCTCTTAGAAAATCTACTCCTACGTGCAGAGCAAATGGCCAACGCCATGATGGTACGTGGTTTTACCAGTCCCAACGGACATCGTGTAGTGTGGCATGACTTACGACTACAAGCTAGAGACTGGTTAGCCATTGCCGCTCTAACTTTATTTTGGGGCGTGCGCGTAGTTTCAGGAAATAGATTTTAGCACAATCTGCCAACAACGCATATTCGTGGTGTCGCAACAGTCCCGATAACTCACATCAAGTCACGTTGTTCGACGCCGAGGAGTGTGGTTTAAAAAGCGCTCCATACTCTGTTCCGCTAGAGCCGCAATAGTAAGTGAGGGATTCGCGCAGGCTGTTGAACCCGGAATCAGCGAACCATCCATCACAAACAAGTTAGGATAACCAAACACGCGCCCGTAAGCATCGCACACTCGCCCAATTGTTGCACCACCAAGAGGGTGTGCAGTGCTACTGTAATCAGGTAATCCAGCTAGACTTGTACCATTCGCTTGGTTAAGCCTTTGGTATGTGTGCTGGAGAGCCTGAGCATTTTTTTGACTATCGAGTGAGTTGATAGGCCAGAACAAATCTGCAGACTGTGTGGCACTATTGTACGTAAGATAGCCATCCGGTCGAGAAATTGCCTGACCAAGAACCGGCAGAATACCCTGGGGAACGAAAGGAATTGCTTGAAACGGTTCGAGTATCAGCGGCGCGATAGGGTTGTCGAGATCCTCAATTGATATCACCCCTGGACTTCCCTGTGTTGGATTCGTCTGACCAGCATTAATCATTAAGGTAGTTGAATCAGAATTCGTTCCCCAAAACTTTCCTACTTGGTTATTTAAGCGCCGTAATGTGCGATGAGATTTAGCACGCAGCAACAGTTCAGTAGTGCCAATGGAACCAGCCGCTAAAAACAGATAGCGACAAACAAAGGATTTTTGGGCAAGTACTATTCCTTGCTCGTCGATTTGATTACAGACAACTCGATAGCGCCCACGATCTGATTCTCCAACTGTAGTGACTACATGTAAAGGTCGAATTTCCACATAGCCAGTGGCTTGAGCCATACTCAGGTAGTTGCGGTCTACAGAGTTTTTAGCACCACTATTCGTACCATAGTACGTTTGACCTGCGGTAATGGAAGCAACCTTCTGACCAGCAATTTCCTGGCGAACAATATCCCAATCAAAGGCGACGTCAATTTTACTTGCTGTTAAACCTGCCTTAGCAGCTTGCTCTAAAAGGATACGACTTGCCAAATAGGATTCACTTTGTAGAATATCATCTGGAATCGGCGATGCCTTGAGGATAGAGCGCACCCGTGGGAAATAAATCTGATCCAATTTGGAGTAGTTAATGGTGCGCGGAAAGACTTTGTAGAATAATTCTTCCGTTGGTTGATAAGTAATACCGCCATAAACAAGAGAACTACCTCCGACACCTGCTCCCCGATATGCATTGATACCATTGCCTCTTTTGACATCAAGTACACCGATGTATACATTAATAGGGATTTCTGGAACTGGCGCGGGTAAAACTGTCGTGGGACTAAGCCAAGCAGCACGACCATCTGGCTTATCTGTTGTAGAAAAAGTATTGCCTGAGTCGGTAATTTCCCATCTTCGTCCCCGCTCCAATACAATTGTTTCAATTCCTGCCTGACCTAGGCGCAATGATGCAACTGCACCACCAAAACCGCTACCAATTACTATTGCCTCGACGTACTCATCGACTTCAGTTGCAGAAGTTGCAGAAGTGCGAATAGTGGACACACCAAAACTTGCCGCCGCCGCCGCTGACGCTTGCAGAAATCGGCGACGATTGAGCATTTGAGACATACTTTATTTCCTGAGTTTTCTAGGATGTGTTGGCACTGTTGTAAATCTTCGGCAGTGACTTTTAATTGGTAGGATGTTAATTGATTTACAACAATCATTAGTATGAATATCAGATTCATCCTCAGTAAGCAATAATGCTCATTTGTGTAAAATTACGCAAGTCTTTTATTAAAAAAAAGATTAAATTTTTTGCCTAGCGATCGCCATTTTCTCGAAAAAAGCGTCATCAAACTCAAATACCAAAAAACTACTTTTGATGGCTCAACAAATAATTTCAGGCGAATTGGTAACTGGGGAAGTGTTTTTATCAATGAATTGCTGACAATTAAGCGATATAGTTATGGGATGCATCTTGCCAGCAAAGACAAAAATCGCTTAAGATGCGATCGCACTGCCGTTAATTTGATTCGTGCCCTCTTCCCTAGTAGTAAGATCGCAGGGTCTACCAAAATCCGCTGCATGGAAATCATTGAACAACCAGAACCTCCACGAAGCATCTGATTTTAAGGTTCTTGTAGCTACTGAAATTGGCGGGCTATAGAGATTCTCGCACAATCGAATCTCCACGAATGTTTCTTTTCGCTGAACATCACATTTCCAGCATTTTTGCAAGAGACTCCACAAGTTGCACTCAAAAAGAACACTGAACATCTCTTTCCCTAACCGTTAACCCCTCACCTCTTTTTCCAGGCGTCTATTGTCGCCGACAACGATCATAAGCGAGAATGGTGAAGAATCTCTGCACAAAGCTCAAGCAAAACTGGTGGTAATTCCCATGCTGAATCATGACTGAATCATGAACAATGAGGAAAATGAGGCGGGTCAGGGAAATTAATTCTCAATTTGCTCCCCATCTCCCCCCATCCCCCCATCGACTCGGAGCATGGAGTGTAAATTTTTATTTGTTGATTAAAAACTAGATCAAGGTCTTCGTCACCGCCCATAAACGGCAAACATTGCTAATTTTCGCGTAACTCTGTACAAATATTCTGATGACGGCAAGTAATTATCGTCTCAATGTTTGTACTTAACTGCGAAAAGATATAGATATACTTTTACCTTGACTACTCAATGAATCCAGAAAACTCAGAAACTTACATAAATCATCCGACTTGGGGTTTGCTCTACAGAATCTGTATGGTTGATGAAAACCAGGATTTATTCACCACACTTTACGCTCAACGCTTATTTTTTCTGGTGACAAACGACATCAAAGGAATTAAATTCCAGTCCATAGGACGTACAGAAGCTAGAATGATGTTGGAAAATCGCTTACGTACCTTGCGCCGCAGTGGACAATCTCAAGAGTACGATCAAGTACAGAGTGTTTTCCAACGCACCTTCCAATGATCAGTTCGATTAGCGAACGTATTGTCAAAATCCGCTCGGCGCTACCACTTTCAGTCCGGTTGATTGCAGTTAGCAAGACAGTTCCTGCGGAGATCATACGCTCTGCTTATGCCGCAGGAATTCGTGATTTTGCTGAAAGTCGCATTCAAGAAGCCGCCGCCAAACAAGCCGAATTACAAGACTTATCTGATATTACCTGGCACTTTATCGGGCATTTGCAAAGCAATAAAGCCAAAAAAGCCCTGGAACAATTCCAATGGATTCACTCCGTTGATAATTTGTCCTTAGCGCAGCGCTTAAATCAATTAGCACAGCAACTGGGGGTCCATCCCCAAGTTTGCTTACAAGTGAAGATTCTCCCTGATCCCCATAAATCAGGTTGGAGCGTACCAGAACTGCTGGTTGACTTACCTGCAATTAATCAATGCAAAAATTTACAAATTCAGGGTTTAATGACAATTCCGCCTTTAGGATTGGATAATGCGGAAATTTTAAATGTGTTTAATAGCACCCGTCAACTGGCAAAAGAAATTCAACAGCAAAACTGGTCGCACATCAAAATGGAGCACCTCTCAATGGGGATGTCAGGTGACTACCACCTGGCGCTGCAAGCAGGGACAACGATGGTAAGGTTAGGAACTATATTATTTGGCGATCGCTCTTAAGAGATTTTTCGGTTTTTTTGGTTTATTCACAGCCCCACTAGCGATATAATTACGAGGAATCCTATCGCTAGATAGTTAAATAAATAACAAAAGACCCAGTGTTAACAAAACCAATTACCAAAAAAAAGTTGGAAAAAACTACCGTTTGCAAAAACAGTAGGATATAATCTGGACTCATCGTTGCATCTTTTCGGCAATGCCGGGATGTAAACGAAAACATTTAATTATTGCCAAAGCCTGTAATATGGGCTACAACTAGCAAGAAAATTGCTAAAAAAGCCGCTCATTGTAGCGATCGCATCTGGTTAAAAAGATTTCTAGCCAGATACAAAGATATAAGGTTATTTGCACCAGGAGCGTACACAATGAACAATATATTTTCCAAGCTCAGAGACTTTGTGGGTCTAAATGAGCAAGTAGAATACGAATACTACGAAGACGAAGCCGAGACAGATAACTACCAAACTCTTTATCAACAAGAGAATCCCCCAGCCGCAGCACCAGAAGCAGCCACGGCAAATCGACGTTGGCGGGAACCCGTGCCTACAATGGAAAACGATGTTGCAGCAACAGGTTCAAAACCAATGGGGAATGTGATCGGTATGCCAGGAGCAATAAACGGAATTTCGGAAGTTTTAGTTTTAGAACCACGCACCTTTGAAGAAATGCCCCAGGCAATTCAAGCACTGCGTGAGCGCAAGTCAGTAGTATTAAATTTAACTATTATGGATCCGGATCAAGCTCAACGAGCTGTAGACTTTGTTGCCGGTGGTACGTATGCACTAGATGGACATCAAGAGCGCATTGGCGAGAGCATCTTCTTATTCACACCCAGTTGCGTGCAAGTTAGCACCCAAGGTGGAGTGCTCCATGAAGTTCCTCAACCTCCAGCCCGTCCCTCACGTACTCCAGGCGTAACGCCAAATTGGGGCAACGAAGCTAATCGGATGGCACAATAAGGTTAAACTAGTCGAGAGTCAAGAGTCTCAAGTCAAAAGTCCAGAGTTTTAAATTTTTGACCAATGACAAATGACCAAAGACCGTTGACCATTGACCATTGACGTAATGACTATTAAATTTGGCTTAATTGGCGGCGGGGTAATGGGAGAAGCTCTATTATCCCGCCTTATTGCACGGAAAATTTATCAACCATCACAAGTCATAGTCAGCGAACCGCAACCCGCACGCCAAAATTTCTTGCAGCAACAATATAATGTAGCGGTAACGACAGACAATAACCAAGTTTTCACGGAAGCAAAAGAAGTAGTATTATTGGCAGTTAAGCCCCAGGTATTTAGTGCGATCGCCCAAGATTTAGGGGACACTAACATAGAAATAGACCAACCCTTAATCATCTCCATCTTGGCAGGCGTACCCTTAAGCCAGATAGAATCAGCCTTTTTGCAATTTCCTGTCATTAGAGCCATGCCCAACACCCCGGCTACCGTGGGAGCAGGAATCACAGCAATTTGTTCAGGTGCTTACACCAACAGCAAGCACCAGCAGATAGCCCAGCAAGTTTTTTCCGCAGTGGGAGAAGTTGTAGAAATCCCAGAAACACTGATGGATGCAGTCACCGGATTATCTGGAAGTGGCCCAGCTTACGTTGCACTCATGGTAGAAGCCCTCGCCGATGGCGGAGTAGCCGCAGGTTTACCCAGAACCATCGCCAATCAACTAGCCTTGCAAACCGTCCTGGGTACAGCCAAACTTTTGCAAGAAACTAAAATCCATCCCGCCGAACTCAAAGATCGTGTTACCAGCCCTGGTGGTACAACAATTGCAGGTATTGCCCAACTAGAAAAAGCA is a genomic window of Fortiea contorta PCC 7126 containing:
- the der gene encoding ribosome biogenesis GTPase Der, coding for MGQPIVAIIGRPNVGKSTLVNRLAGEQTAIVHDEPGVTRDRTYLSAYWNDREFLVVDTGGLVFNDDTEFLPLIRQQAMMALSEASAAIFVVNGQTGPNPADEEIAEWLRQQPVPVLLAVNKCESPEQGLIQAAEFWELGLGEPFAISAIHGSGTGELLDELIQYIPSAEEIPENNEIKVAIIGRPNVGKSSLLNSFVGQERAIVSPISGTTRDAIDTTIERNGQTYCLIDTAGIRKKKSIEYGTEFFSINRAFKAIRRADVVLLVLDAVDGVTEQDQKLAGRIIEEGRACIIVVNKWDAVEKDSYTIYDYEKTLQARLHFTEWADTIFVSALTGQRVEKILELVNTAAEAHKRRVTTSVINEVLTDAVSWHSPPASRGGRQGKIYYGTQVSTQPPTIALFVNEAKRFNENYRRYIERQFRQHLGFKGTPIRLLWRSKKVRDVESGNLNRATRVK
- a CDS encoding cell division protein SepF → MNNIFSKLRDFVGLNEQVEYEYYEDEAETDNYQTLYQQENPPAAAPEAATANRRWREPVPTMENDVAATGSKPMGNVIGMPGAINGISEVLVLEPRTFEEMPQAIQALRERKSVVLNLTIMDPDQAQRAVDFVAGGTYALDGHQERIGESIFLFTPSCVQVSTQGGVLHEVPQPPARPSRTPGVTPNWGNEANRMAQ
- the pipX gene encoding transcriptional coactivator PipX: MNPENSETYINHPTWGLLYRICMVDENQDLFTTLYAQRLFFLVTNDIKGIKFQSIGRTEARMMLENRLRTLRRSGQSQEYDQVQSVFQRTFQ
- a CDS encoding YggS family pyridoxal phosphate-dependent enzyme, whose protein sequence is MISSISERIVKIRSALPLSVRLIAVSKTVPAEIIRSAYAAGIRDFAESRIQEAAAKQAELQDLSDITWHFIGHLQSNKAKKALEQFQWIHSVDNLSLAQRLNQLAQQLGVHPQVCLQVKILPDPHKSGWSVPELLVDLPAINQCKNLQIQGLMTIPPLGLDNAEILNVFNSTRQLAKEIQQQNWSHIKMEHLSMGMSGDYHLALQAGTTMVRLGTILFGDRS
- a CDS encoding chorismate-binding protein; its protein translation is MPSDRHFLEKSVIKLKYQKTTFDGSTNNFRRIGNWGSVFINELLTIKRYSYGMHLASKDKNRLRCDRTAVNLIRALFPSSKIAGSTKIRCMEIIEQPEPPRSI
- the proC gene encoding pyrroline-5-carboxylate reductase; the protein is MTIKFGLIGGGVMGEALLSRLIARKIYQPSQVIVSEPQPARQNFLQQQYNVAVTTDNNQVFTEAKEVVLLAVKPQVFSAIAQDLGDTNIEIDQPLIISILAGVPLSQIESAFLQFPVIRAMPNTPATVGAGITAICSGAYTNSKHQQIAQQVFSAVGEVVEIPETLMDAVTGLSGSGPAYVALMVEALADGGVAAGLPRTIANQLALQTVLGTAKLLQETKIHPAELKDRVTSPGGTTIAGIAQLEKAAFRSALIEAVKSATERSQELGK
- a CDS encoding GMC oxidoreductase, with the protein product MSQMLNRRRFLQASAAAAASFGVSTIRTSATSATEVDEYVEAIVIGSGFGGAVASLRLGQAGIETIVLERGRRWEITDSGNTFSTTDKPDGRAAWLSPTTVLPAPVPEIPINVYIGVLDVKRGNGINAYRGAGVGGSSLVYGGITYQPTEELFYKVFPRTINYSKLDQIYFPRVRSILKASPIPDDILQSESYLASRILLEQAAKAGLTASKIDVAFDWDIVRQEIAGQKVASITAGQTYYGTNSGAKNSVDRNYLSMAQATGYVEIRPLHVVTTVGESDRGRYRVVCNQIDEQGIVLAQKSFVCRYLFLAAGSIGTTELLLRAKSHRTLRRLNNQVGKFWGTNSDSTTLMINAGQTNPTQGSPGVISIEDLDNPIAPLILEPFQAIPFVPQGILPVLGQAISRPDGYLTYNSATQSADLFWPINSLDSQKNAQALQHTYQRLNQANGTSLAGLPDYSSTAHPLGGATIGRVCDAYGRVFGYPNLFVMDGSLIPGSTACANPSLTIAALAEQSMERFLNHTPRRRTT
- a CDS encoding energy-coupling factor transporter transmembrane component T family protein — translated: MDLLRSLPLGLYLEQPQTWLHKIDPRVKFAWLMSFLTSYTFATNEWRLLLVAVLIIVTLVARIPQRVWKQQMVWLLMLSFFVFIITAASPDGLGIDYQPRLPTNEQVFTQPSTTNTTQPISKAIINNQKYSYTLFQAGPVKVTRRSLDLAVRLSTILFTVIYSTNLYLLTTAPEEITSGIESLMQPLRRLKLPVTEITLTLTLSLRFIPLVLEEVQNLIRSVMTRAINWKKLGLKGAVKLWMIVAERLLENLLLRAEQMANAMMVRGFTSPNGHRVVWHDLRLQARDWLAIAALTLFWGVRVVSGNRF